One genomic region from Methanonatronarchaeum thermophilum encodes:
- a CDS encoding ATP-dependent DNA helicase: protein MEKKGILSINKFINKLTTINRERLEDESWNFNEEQRKAIKHGTGPLWITAGPGSGKTEVLVSRVLKLILVDGVHPESILITTFTEKAAQSLEERIVDRFSAFNVDDSELDVNDIYVGTLHSICDEVMNDFRYPAYVDRELLDEFGQELFMYNNSDLVDLIHTRSDIDPEEWETIESGNEIDNMWSFFESLYRGKYPPNRWESTYIASTILNRASQYRVDTGKMKASDNLYEKIIAEGLEKYRKTLRENSRCDFARVLEDFIEFLDHNTGKKFLKGNAGENGLEYVLVDEYQDTNPLQEELYFKMCEQMRKPNITIVGDDDQSLYRFRGGTVECLINFPERAKKRFEESVEKIQLKENYRSIEDIVSWFNRYIIEFPAMDEEGARAEGKEPMKANVTETGDPTGVRAILEENHHQTGEIVAELVKLMKETGYIEDYSQIALLFNTTKESQNINAGPYVRQLRARGISVHNPRNKIYLEREEISFLLGTIIRCIDPKRVYKLKGNLKDSISNWYDGFDDISQEYEAERLREFVEIKQDKILSLDKGEKLDVSILELVYQIMSFEPFSRWIETSEYPDRADRLAKFTSLLENFSRVSGQRLLKKSSWLDSVSKKFLDDFYWGFCGYMHENDLDDPEDLHDQIPEGSVQIMTVHQAKGLEFPVVFVDNLDWEPKEESSTYWIEDLFRDYSNINPVGSNHDRAVRDLTRQFYVAFSRAEKDLILIGKEEDPSFHSLGYDSEGKELDIDFFDDCRRISDPSKFIKEKQGVICDYSNIKLRNRYSITGDVLSYRLCKKQYGFFNEIGFIPSYEALWSYGRLVHDTLDRAHRHYQGDIEGVEGGEIPSDKDIENYFNDVISAMRAQNIYQLGGEAAERALENIKRFNRREGEDLYPKVKDTEHRLQATKDNFIMKGVVDVLIDGDSVEIWDYKASKRPEDDASRYSDYDAQIKTYAELYRKKNGEYPDRGVICFLGEEDSENSKYIIDIDPEDVSGFIDKFESTVEEIESEREERQWLKINPDEAPPEDICGSCSLRWGCEAREDKYNLL, encoded by the coding sequence ATGGAAAAAAAAGGTATTTTATCAATTAATAAGTTCATTAATAAGCTTACAACTATTAACCGAGAAAGACTAGAAGATGAAAGTTGGAATTTTAATGAAGAGCAGAGGAAAGCAATAAAACATGGTACTGGTCCTTTATGGATAACTGCCGGCCCAGGCAGCGGTAAGACAGAGGTTCTGGTTTCTAGAGTCCTGAAGCTGATTCTTGTAGATGGAGTTCATCCTGAATCAATCTTAATTACGACCTTTACAGAGAAGGCCGCCCAAAGCCTCGAGGAGAGAATAGTTGACAGGTTTTCTGCTTTTAATGTAGATGATAGTGAGTTGGACGTAAACGATATATATGTTGGCACTCTTCACTCTATCTGCGATGAAGTCATGAATGACTTCAGATATCCGGCTTATGTTGATAGGGAGCTTCTTGATGAATTTGGTCAGGAACTTTTTATGTATAATAACTCCGATTTAGTAGATTTAATCCATACTAGATCTGATATTGATCCGGAAGAGTGGGAGACCATCGAAAGTGGAAATGAAATCGATAACATGTGGAGTTTTTTTGAGAGTTTATACAGGGGGAAATACCCTCCAAACAGATGGGAGTCAACTTATATCGCTTCAACGATCCTGAATCGAGCTTCACAATACAGAGTGGACACAGGAAAAATGAAAGCTTCTGATAATCTGTATGAAAAAATAATTGCGGAGGGATTGGAAAAATATCGAAAAACACTCAGAGAAAATAGTCGGTGTGACTTTGCAAGAGTTCTGGAAGACTTTATAGAGTTTCTTGACCATAACACTGGAAAGAAGTTTTTGAAAGGTAATGCGGGGGAAAATGGGCTAGAATATGTTCTTGTTGATGAATATCAGGACACCAACCCCCTTCAAGAGGAACTGTATTTCAAAATGTGTGAACAGATGAGGAAACCTAATATAACAATTGTTGGAGATGATGATCAGTCTCTTTACAGATTCCGTGGAGGGACTGTAGAATGTTTGATTAATTTTCCAGAAAGAGCTAAGAAACGTTTTGAGGAATCAGTTGAGAAGATACAACTAAAGGAAAATTATCGTTCTATTGAAGATATAGTTTCTTGGTTTAACCGATATATAATTGAGTTTCCTGCTATGGATGAAGAAGGAGCAAGGGCAGAGGGTAAAGAACCAATGAAAGCAAATGTTACAGAAACAGGGGATCCTACAGGAGTTAGAGCTATTCTTGAAGAAAATCATCATCAAACCGGAGAGATTGTTGCTGAATTAGTCAAATTAATGAAGGAAACTGGGTATATAGAGGATTACAGCCAGATTGCTCTTCTTTTCAACACTACCAAAGAATCACAAAATATTAATGCAGGTCCATATGTGAGGCAGCTTAGGGCAAGAGGTATCAGTGTTCATAATCCTAGGAATAAAATATATCTTGAACGTGAAGAGATCAGTTTTTTGCTTGGGACAATTATTCGTTGTATCGATCCTAAGCGAGTTTATAAACTTAAGGGTAATCTAAAAGATAGTATTTCTAATTGGTATGATGGATTTGATGATATATCTCAAGAGTATGAAGCTGAAAGACTTAGAGAATTCGTTGAAATAAAGCAGGATAAGATATTGAGTCTTGATAAGGGTGAAAAGCTAGATGTTTCTATTCTTGAACTTGTATATCAGATTATGTCTTTTGAGCCGTTTTCACGATGGATTGAAACATCTGAATATCCTGATAGGGCTGATCGCCTTGCAAAGTTCACATCTCTTTTGGAAAATTTTTCTAGGGTGAGCGGCCAGAGACTTCTTAAAAAATCAAGCTGGTTAGACTCAGTTTCCAAAAAATTTCTCGATGACTTTTACTGGGGTTTCTGTGGGTATATGCATGAGAATGATTTAGATGATCCTGAGGATTTACATGATCAAATTCCTGAGGGTAGTGTTCAGATTATGACTGTGCACCAAGCAAAGGGCCTAGAATTTCCCGTTGTATTTGTAGATAATCTCGATTGGGAGCCTAAAGAGGAAAGTAGCACTTACTGGATAGAGGATTTATTTAGAGATTATTCTAATATTAACCCAGTTGGATCTAATCATGATAGGGCAGTCAGAGACCTAACTCGTCAATTTTATGTGGCATTTTCAAGGGCTGAAAAAGATTTAATTTTGATTGGTAAAGAGGAAGATCCTTCTTTTCATTCTCTTGGATACGATAGTGAGGGAAAAGAACTTGATATAGATTTTTTTGATGACTGTAGAAGAATATCTGATCCCTCTAAGTTTATTAAGGAAAAACAGGGAGTTATTTGTGATTACTCAAACATAAAACTTAGAAACAGATATAGTATTACAGGGGATGTTTTGAGCTACAGGCTTTGTAAAAAGCAATATGGGTTTTTCAATGAAATCGGCTTCATTCCTTCCTACGAAGCTCTGTGGTCTTATGGTAGGTTGGTTCACGACACCCTTGATCGAGCGCATAGACATTATCAAGGAGATATAGAGGGTGTTGAAGGTGGTGAAATCCCTTCAGATAAGGACATAGAAAACTATTTCAATGATGTTATTAGCGCCATGAGAGCTCAAAATATTTATCAGTTAGGAGGGGAAGCTGCTGAGCGAGCGCTTGAAAATATAAAGCGGTTTAACAGGAGAGAAGGAGAAGATTTATATCCTAAGGTTAAAGACACTGAGCACCGTCTTCAGGCTACAAAAGATAACTTTATAATGAAAGGTGTAGTCGATGTCCTAATAGATGGAGATAGTGTTGAAATTTGGGATTATAAAGCGAGCAAAAGACCTGAAGATGATGCGTCTAGATATTCTGATTACGATGCACAAATTAAAACATATGCAGAACTTTACAGAAAAAAGAACGGAGAATACCCAGACAGAGGTGTAATCTGCTTCTTGGGAGAAGAAGACAGTGAGAATTCAAAATACATAATAGATATAGATCCTGAAGATGTGAGTGGATTTATAGATAAATTTGAATCAACTGTTGAGGAAATTGAATCCGAACGGGAGGAGCGACAATGGCTTAAAATAAATCCTGATGAAGCACCGCCTGAAGATATATGCGGAAGCTGCTCACTTCGATGGGGATGTGAAGCCAGAGAAGATAAATACAATCTTTTATAA
- a CDS encoding HDIG domain-containing metalloprotein: MIGKNEAENMVIDRVDTENLRNHMYAVSAIMEELAKELDADIELWRRVGLLHDIDYEETKDNPKEHAKRSAEILEDKLPQKGLKAIKAHNHQHLDTKPKNNLDHALIAADAVSGLIVATALVMPNQKLKEARTESILKKFDDTSFAKNIDRNRILNCKKIGLEKKEFIETSLKALQKIDKKLGL, from the coding sequence ATGATTGGGAAAAATGAAGCGGAAAACATGGTGATAGATAGGGTTGATACAGAGAATTTAAGAAACCATATGTATGCGGTTTCCGCCATCATGGAAGAACTAGCCAAAGAACTAGATGCTGACATTGAACTATGGAGGCGCGTTGGTTTACTACACGACATAGATTATGAAGAAACAAAAGACAACCCTAAAGAACACGCCAAAAGATCAGCAGAAATTCTAGAAGACAAACTACCACAAAAGGGATTGAAAGCCATAAAAGCACATAACCACCAACACCTCGATACCAAACCCAAAAACAATCTTGACCACGCCTTAATTGCAGCTGACGCAGTTTCAGGCCTAATAGTAGCAACAGCCCTCGTAATGCCCAACCAAAAACTAAAAGAAGCAAGAACCGAATCAATACTCAAAAAATTTGACGACACATCATTCGCAAAAAACATAGACCGAAACAGAATCCTAAACTGCAAAAAAATAGGACTAGAAAAAAAAGAATTCATAGAAACCTCACTAAAAGCACTACAAAAAATAGACAAAAAACTAGGACTCTAA